DNA from Leptospira mayottensis 200901116:
GAACAATGGTATCAAAGCCAAGAGTTCCAAATGGTGACAACAGTGGTAGCAGTAGCGGCAGCGCCCTTCACCGGCGGAGCTTCTCTGATGGTCGCTATGGCAGTGGGTGCAGGCCTGGGTGCCGCCACAGGAGCTGCAAGCGGAGGATTAAAAGGTGCGCTCGTCGGTGCTGTGGGTGGAGCTGCAGGAGCTGCTGTCAAAAGTTTTACCGGAGGAGCGGTTAACGTAGGCCTTAGCTACTCCGCAGAGAACGGATTCGGTGCAAGCGTAGGAGTCGGCTATGGACCTGCCACAGTGAGCGTCGGCATCTCCGAACGAGGCGGAACATCGGTGGATGTCGGTTTAACAAAAGGCGGATTTAACGCAGGACTGAGCTACAACAGTAAAACAGGAAGTGTAAGTGGAAACGCGGGATTTACATCCCAAAACGGAACGGGCTTAGCACTCAGTTACAACGAAGGAGACGGATTTGGTGCAAGCCTTAGTAAAAGTTTTAGTAATGGAGTCAATGGCGGAATCAGTTGGAGCGAGAAAGGTGGTGTCGGTGGAAACATCGGATACGAAGCTCCTGGAGACAAAGACAAAGCGAAGAATTCACTTGCAAATCAAATGAAAGGAGCCGGTGGAACTTTAAGTTTCAATCAAAGAGACGGAGTATCAGCAGCGCTTAACGCATCGGGAGGAGTCAATGCAGGAAACTGGAGTGAGTCAGGTGGATTCCAAGCAAACACGAACTTTTTAGCCGACAAGTGGAAGGCCGACTTTATTTCCGGAAAAGCGAAAGAAGACGCGGATGCGCAAGAAGCATCCAGAGGCGCTCAAAATAGGAACAATCAAGAATCTGGAGCAGCGGCGATCGCAGGGGCTGGAGTTGAGGTTGCGGGGAGAAAGAATGACGGTGACGGAGATGCAAGTCATGGAACGTCCTCCGATCCGAATAATTCTAAAAAACCTGATTCTCCTGAGCATAATTTAGATGAAAGAATTTCTAAATTGAAGAGAGAGCTTGAAGAAGGAGTCTCACTTGCAAGTGGTAACGGTGCAATGGATGAATCCGGTATCACTCCAGAGAAAGTAGCGGCGAAAATCATTTCCCAAAAAATGGATGAATTGAAACATTTAGAAAGCCAAAGGGCTGGGTTGAAGCAACAGTCTGACAGATCAGCCGAGCTAAGGGCTCCGGCCGACAAGGGAAATCAGGAAAAGACAAATTCAAATACGACGAGTAAAGGCGGTGGTTTAACTGAATATTCGAATGGAGCCAGAACACCAATCCCATTTAAAGAAGGAAGAGATGGCGTCTTCTCTGAACCTCGAACAAATCAATTACACGGTGCGGTTGATTTGATGACTCCGATTGGAACTCCTATTGTAGCTGTAGCGGATGGTAAAGTTTCTTTACTTCATGATAAACCGGATAATTTTCTAAGAAATAGCGATCCTAATAAAGTGAATAAAAACGATAAAGGGGGGGCAACAATTTCAATCGAGCACACGAATGCGAATGGAGAAAAGGTATATACATAT
Protein-coding regions in this window:
- a CDS encoding peptidoglycan DD-metalloendopeptidase family protein; the protein is MKKIGKAMYEGANIDDTVFGGSRELKGSVSVKGIPVEISYGMQYLIVTSGFDISNLGYNFNLKLVGTQNAESQLSNVNQKYAVYSEDIQNRIEKQAKANDADKESKGFLFTILNGMNGGSGSMGQRFTQAVKSEAQSRITGAVAEATGLPASLVGALVGGSSMKDAVKAYVKDETVNAISKATGLPTWLISNQMEKMNKPKEQWYQSQEFQMVTTVVAVAAAPFTGGASLMVAMAVGAGLGAATGAASGGLKGALVGAVGGAAGAAVKSFTGGAVNVGLSYSAENGFGASVGVGYGPATVSVGISERGGTSVDVGLTKGGFNAGLSYNSKTGSVSGNAGFTSQNGTGLALSYNEGDGFGASLSKSFSNGVNGGISWSEKGGVGGNIGYEAPGDKDKAKNSLANQMKGAGGTLSFNQRDGVSAALNASGGVNAGNWSESGGFQANTNFLADKWKADFISGKAKEDADAQEASRGAQNRNNQESGAAAIAGAGVEVAGRKNDGDGDASHGTSSDPNNSKKPDSPEHNLDERISKLKRELEEGVSLASGNGAMDESGITPEKVAAKIISQKMDELKHLESQRAGLKQQSDRSAELRAPADKGNQEKTNSNTTSKGGGLTEYSNGARTPIPFKEGRDGVFSEPRTNQLHGAVDLMTPIGTPIVAVADGKVSLLHDKPDNFLRNSDPNKVNKNDKGGATISIEHTNANGEKVYTYYAHNSEILVKPGQIVKKGDLISLSGQSGNTPGGPHMHFTIYKPTNGKLKETDPMLFDWNKFEGKN